A single Acidaminococcus sp. DNA region contains:
- a CDS encoding EFR1 family ferrodoxin (N-terminal region resembles flavodoxins. C-terminal ferrodoxin region binds two 4Fe-4S clusters.), with translation MKILFFTATGNSLAVAKALGGTRLSIPQLITKGIYEIEDEEAIGIIYPIYAGNTPKIVREYLKRAKLTAPYLFAIGTYGNYACQAMTNFKRYAEKCGYHFQYTNTILMVDNYLDLFEINRQIEKIPSKKTDEQLKKIKKDIAARVMYTPGKSLLTEVINLVVKPQVAKFDSGKLAQSYIVTDACVRCGICAKVCPRGNISVKDHVTFSDHCESCYACLHACPKGALHLKHERSAKRWRHPDVTLAEIIEANNVQ, from the coding sequence ATGAAAATTTTATTCTTTACGGCAACGGGAAACAGTTTAGCCGTTGCTAAAGCGCTTGGCGGAACGCGGCTTTCTATTCCGCAGCTTATTACAAAAGGAATCTATGAAATTGAGGACGAAGAAGCTATTGGCATCATATATCCCATTTATGCCGGCAATACTCCAAAGATTGTCCGGGAGTACCTTAAAAGGGCAAAACTGACGGCTCCTTATTTATTTGCTATCGGGACCTATGGAAATTATGCATGCCAGGCCATGACGAATTTCAAACGTTATGCTGAAAAATGCGGCTATCATTTCCAATACACAAATACGATTCTTATGGTCGATAACTATCTTGATCTTTTTGAAATCAACCGTCAGATTGAAAAGATCCCTTCGAAGAAGACTGACGAACAGCTTAAAAAAATCAAGAAGGATATTGCGGCCCGTGTGATGTACACGCCGGGTAAGAGTCTCTTGACTGAGGTAATAAACCTTGTCGTAAAACCGCAGGTGGCTAAGTTCGACAGCGGAAAATTGGCGCAGTCCTACATCGTAACGGATGCCTGTGTTCGCTGCGGTATTTGCGCCAAGGTCTGCCCACGGGGCAACATTTCCGTAAAAGATCATGTCACTTTCTCCGACCATTGCGAGAGCTGTTACGCATGCCTTCATGCGTGTCCGAAGGGAGCTCTCCATCTGAAACATGAGAGAAGTGCCAAACGCTGGCGCCATCCTGATGTTACCTTAGCGGAAATTATCGAAGCGAACAACGTCCAGTAA
- a CDS encoding autotransporter outer membrane beta-barrel domain-containing protein, with product MITKTLTKAILLGLTFSVAGTAEAVYRGQLMPGDVTTESAAITHDSPLIDRPGTYNIKTPSGTIDVTGTTKSAGIIIGSEEGDITVNGDINFSSRDVLSHYLIQGTGGKTITLNGNLTVNSYNSTKLNVPPEWAPRGIQIMEYKAPGTKIVFNGDVDFTVYNDMDPNGKDDSYTVAAVMAPDTEIDFNGNVHIVNTVDHYDRGYGGANAVYAEHNSTLNVTGDEVVLQTISWRPHAISAKDGAVVNIDAKTLQVVGCIDMTEDKSPDVAKGGTVNAVFSGEDSYWYGDEINVNGDGNLNLTFKDGATYIPFGTVREVGYAPNYYPVNPYGSKKYLSQLGLESGGIVDLFDADAQSKWEALGLDSRYTALKSAKLDYLMIGDLKGSNGIFRLDVDDLDKAHTDMIYVLDSTEGEGLHYIEAYNDNQFGAVSETNTLRFATVAAAAANKLIFRDKMNIYGNSLWDYQVLVGHAPYDVNDPENAVYNGSRDGLTADQLNELMAGGTNWFIYRADKVPTDNAKVVIDGTNAGYDMAVSLDRYNKRHGEARFLNPDSNVWVRLQRGDMSRDDSYDGQYTMGQIGLEFGSGHQHYGFAADYLKGSSDLSRHNGTVDTTRRGIMAYDTLTWDNGSYLDMVARYGRMETDLDGYDTRNGQEISGNASQAVYGASLEYGRKLPLAGDGLFFEPQAQLQYMHVGGDSYRTGNGFNVHLDSTNSLIGRLGFRLGQEWADKGSVYLKADVLREFTGGEDFTILSSDAVMKDAVEKRGTWYDVGIGADFNMAPNAVFTCDLERSFGGELGKNWEVNVSARWKL from the coding sequence ATGATTACTAAAACGCTGACGAAGGCTATCTTATTGGGGTTAACTTTTTCTGTTGCAGGTACTGCAGAGGCTGTGTACAGGGGACAGCTGATGCCGGGCGATGTGACAACGGAAAGTGCTGCCATTACACACGATTCGCCCTTGATTGATCGTCCCGGTACTTACAATATCAAGACGCCTTCCGGTACGATTGATGTGACAGGAACGACAAAATCAGCTGGCATCATCATTGGCTCGGAAGAAGGAGATATTACAGTAAACGGTGATATCAATTTTTCCAGCCGGGATGTGCTGAGCCATTATCTGATTCAGGGCACAGGCGGCAAAACTATTACACTGAATGGCAATCTCACGGTGAACAGTTATAATTCTACGAAGCTCAACGTACCTCCCGAGTGGGCACCGCGCGGTATCCAAATCATGGAATATAAGGCCCCGGGGACCAAGATTGTCTTTAACGGAGATGTAGATTTTACGGTCTACAACGATATGGATCCCAACGGCAAAGATGATTCTTATACAGTGGCCGCAGTCATGGCTCCGGATACCGAAATTGATTTTAACGGCAACGTCCATATCGTGAACACAGTCGACCATTATGACCGCGGGTACGGCGGGGCAAATGCCGTGTATGCCGAACATAACAGCACGCTGAATGTCACAGGCGATGAGGTTGTACTGCAGACTATCAGCTGGCGTCCTCACGCAATCAGTGCCAAAGATGGTGCCGTGGTCAATATTGATGCCAAAACGCTTCAGGTTGTCGGATGTATTGATATGACGGAAGATAAGTCACCCGATGTCGCTAAGGGCGGCACAGTGAATGCTGTGTTTTCCGGTGAGGATTCTTATTGGTACGGTGATGAGATTAATGTGAATGGTGACGGAAATCTGAATCTGACCTTTAAAGACGGCGCCACGTACATTCCTTTCGGTACGGTGCGTGAAGTCGGGTACGCACCGAACTATTATCCTGTAAATCCGTACGGTTCAAAGAAATACCTGAGTCAGCTCGGACTTGAATCGGGCGGTATTGTCGATCTGTTTGATGCGGATGCCCAAAGTAAGTGGGAAGCCCTTGGCTTGGACAGCCGGTATACGGCTTTGAAGAGTGCCAAGCTTGACTATCTGATGATTGGTGACCTCAAGGGATCCAATGGGATTTTCCGGCTGGATGTGGATGATCTCGATAAAGCACATACCGATATGATCTATGTGCTTGATTCGACGGAAGGGGAAGGCCTCCATTACATTGAGGCCTATAATGACAACCAGTTCGGCGCGGTATCTGAGACGAATACGCTGCGTTTTGCCACGGTCGCGGCCGCGGCGGCAAATAAGCTGATTTTCCGTGACAAGATGAATATTTACGGGAATTCGTTGTGGGATTATCAGGTCCTTGTCGGACACGCTCCTTATGATGTCAATGATCCGGAAAACGCGGTGTACAATGGCAGCCGGGATGGGCTGACTGCGGACCAGCTCAATGAACTTATGGCCGGCGGTACTAACTGGTTTATTTACAGGGCGGACAAGGTTCCTACAGATAATGCAAAAGTTGTCATTGATGGAACCAATGCCGGTTACGATATGGCAGTTTCTCTTGACCGCTATAATAAGCGACACGGGGAAGCGCGGTTCCTCAATCCGGACAGTAATGTGTGGGTTCGCCTGCAGCGCGGCGATATGAGCCGTGATGACAGTTACGACGGACAGTATACGATGGGTCAGATCGGTCTTGAGTTTGGCAGCGGCCATCAGCATTACGGCTTTGCGGCTGATTATCTGAAGGGAAGCAGTGATTTATCGCGCCATAACGGCACGGTAGATACGACGCGGCGCGGTATCATGGCCTATGACACGCTGACGTGGGATAACGGCAGTTACCTCGATATGGTAGCCCGCTATGGCCGTATGGAAACCGATCTCGACGGTTACGACACCCGTAATGGGCAGGAAATCAGCGGCAATGCTTCTCAGGCTGTATATGGCGCAAGTCTGGAATATGGCCGGAAACTGCCGCTCGCAGGTGATGGGCTTTTCTTCGAACCACAGGCTCAGCTGCAGTATATGCACGTAGGCGGCGATTCTTACCGTACCGGCAACGGTTTTAACGTTCATCTCGATAGTACCAACAGTTTGATTGGGCGTCTCGGTTTCCGACTGGGGCAGGAATGGGCCGATAAGGGTTCTGTCTACTTGAAGGCCGACGTGCTGCGGGAATTTACCGGCGGAGAAGACTTTACGATTCTCTCTTCCGATGCCGTGATGAAAGATGCGGTAGAAAAACGGGGGACTTGGTACGATGTGGGTATCGGTGCCGATTTTAATATGGCACCGAATGCTGTGTTTACCTGTGACCTGGAACGCAGCTTTGGCGGAGAGCTGGGCAAGAATTGGGAAGTGAATGTCAGCGCCCGCTGGAAACTGTGA
- a CDS encoding helix-turn-helix domain-containing protein — MSTNQKLYFTLIGAKIRYYRRISHLSQEELAKRVGISLSTLRRIEQGTYNQSTPLVTLMDIADGLNMDVQEFLVVSDLEKRLSGWK, encoded by the coding sequence GTGAGCACTAATCAAAAGTTGTATTTTACACTGATTGGCGCCAAAATCCGCTATTACCGCAGAATCAGTCATTTAAGCCAGGAGGAGCTTGCCAAACGTGTAGGCATCAGCTTAAGTACCCTCCGCAGAATCGAACAGGGAACCTATAACCAAAGTACGCCCCTGGTGACTCTAATGGACATTGCCGATGGTCTCAATATGGATGTCCAGGAATTTCTTGTTGTATCAGACCTTGAAAAGCGGCTTTCCGGCTGGAAATAG
- a CDS encoding permease: MVMTHYMELLSLHSPWFLIIFMVIPVVFIETIFMAEAFTLLSDKEHQAKWKHISHYGGIFLGLFFIAAPIYLVTSYIPTIEWRGPIDYIAVWSYVLAIIPAILLLLKEFGFIFNGQDERKNAKAHIIILILFVVFTHVAMVFGMADPRLAGYKPAQPSMQMDMPMAPAPHAGNGNNATMPHDGSSMNEHMDSHQDHHMDGNMNDTMNNHMSDSTNHHMNGSMSGVAGTSQNP; the protein is encoded by the coding sequence ATGGTTATGACGCATTATATGGAGCTTTTGTCGCTTCATTCTCCGTGGTTTTTGATTATATTTATGGTAATTCCTGTCGTTTTCATTGAAACGATTTTTATGGCAGAAGCTTTTACTCTTTTATCGGACAAGGAACATCAGGCAAAATGGAAGCATATCAGCCACTATGGCGGGATTTTCCTGGGTCTCTTTTTCATTGCGGCACCCATTTATCTCGTGACAAGCTATATCCCTACAATCGAGTGGCGCGGCCCCATTGATTATATTGCTGTCTGGTCTTATGTCTTAGCCATCATTCCTGCGATTTTGCTCCTCCTTAAGGAATTCGGATTTATCTTCAATGGCCAGGATGAAAGAAAAAATGCAAAGGCTCATATTATCATCCTGATTCTTTTCGTCGTCTTTACGCATGTCGCCATGGTCTTCGGTATGGCCGATCCGCGTCTTGCCGGATATAAACCGGCACAGCCATCCATGCAGATGGATATGCCTATGGCTCCTGCCCCTCATGCTGGCAATGGGAACAATGCCACGATGCCCCACGACGGAAGTTCCATGAATGAACATATGGATAGTCATCAGGATCATCATATGGATGGCAATATGAACGATACGATGAACAATCATATGAGTGATTCCACAAATCATCACATGAACGGGTCCATGAGTGGGGTAGCCGGTACTTCTCAAAATCCCTGA
- a CDS encoding PTS sugar transporter subunit IIC — translation MESIRAFLKKKDVEISVQRYLIDAMGAMAQGLFCSLLIGTIINTLGTLFDIGALKAVVAVVGGKSYTVGGLAMAMSGPAMAGAIGRALHCPPMVVFSLLTVGFATNALGGAGGPLAVLFVAIVTSEIGKIVSGETKIDILVTPLVTIGVGVALAAWWAPPLGALAMKTGALIMWATELQPFLMGMLVSVLVGIALTLPISSAAICAALNLTGLAGGAAVAGCSAQMIGFAVQSFRENGMGGLLSQGLGTSMLQMPNIIKNPRIWIGPIIASAITGPLATCVFQLRMDGAAVSSGMGTCGLVGQIGVFTGWVADVAAGTKAAITSFDWTGLLLISFIIPAVLSPLINAGCSRLGWVKEGDMKL, via the coding sequence ATGGAATCGATACGGGCATTTTTAAAGAAGAAAGACGTTGAAATATCGGTACAGCGGTATCTGATTGACGCAATGGGTGCAATGGCGCAGGGACTATTCTGTTCGCTGCTCATTGGTACAATCATTAATACTCTCGGCACACTTTTTGATATTGGGGCGCTGAAAGCCGTTGTCGCCGTCGTCGGCGGCAAGAGTTATACCGTAGGCGGCCTTGCCATGGCTATGAGCGGGCCTGCTATGGCAGGGGCTATCGGGCGTGCACTGCACTGTCCGCCGATGGTAGTTTTCTCGCTTCTGACAGTTGGCTTTGCCACGAATGCCCTGGGCGGCGCCGGCGGCCCTTTGGCCGTTCTCTTTGTGGCGATTGTAACGAGCGAAATCGGTAAGATCGTTTCCGGTGAGACAAAAATAGATATTCTCGTAACGCCGCTTGTAACTATCGGCGTGGGTGTCGCCCTAGCAGCCTGGTGGGCACCGCCCCTGGGAGCGCTTGCTATGAAAACGGGCGCACTGATTATGTGGGCTACGGAACTGCAGCCATTTTTGATGGGTATGCTTGTATCTGTTCTTGTAGGTATTGCACTGACCCTTCCGATTTCTTCCGCGGCAATTTGTGCGGCCCTGAATCTTACCGGTCTTGCGGGCGGTGCTGCTGTAGCAGGCTGCTCGGCACAGATGATTGGCTTTGCCGTGCAGTCCTTCCGTGAAAATGGCATGGGCGGTCTCTTGTCACAGGGACTTGGTACGTCGATGCTGCAGATGCCGAACATCATCAAAAATCCGCGTATCTGGATAGGTCCGATTATCGCTTCCGCAATCACAGGGCCACTGGCCACGTGTGTATTTCAATTGCGGATGGACGGTGCAGCCGTGTCTTCCGGGATGGGGACCTGCGGCCTGGTAGGCCAGATTGGCGTATTTACCGGTTGGGTAGCAGATGTTGCTGCCGGTACCAAGGCAGCGATTACTTCCTTTGACTGGACAGGACTGCTGCTGATTTCCTTCATTATTCCCGCCGTGCTGTCACCCCTCATCAATGCGGGCTGCAGCCGTCTGGGCTGGGTTAAAGAAGGAGACATGAAGTTATAA
- a CDS encoding N-acetyltransferase, which produces MTKNDLLIRRETPEDYHQTEMLVREAFWNVYHPGCNEHYILHCYRSKKDFIPELDLVLEKDGQLIGQIMYVHSEIKTDKGVMIPIVTFGPLSIHPNFSRRGYGKYLLDNSIKKAAALGAGAIAITGNPLFYGKSGFVAGKSRGIRYASDPEAEYFLIKELKPDFLRDVKGTFMDPEGYLEPFRHPEAFERYDAQFPKKEKLVLPGQLGN; this is translated from the coding sequence ATGACAAAAAATGATTTACTGATTCGCCGGGAAACGCCGGAAGATTACCACCAAACCGAAATGCTGGTACGGGAAGCTTTTTGGAATGTTTATCATCCCGGCTGCAATGAACATTATATTTTGCACTGTTACCGCTCAAAAAAGGATTTCATCCCGGAACTTGACCTCGTACTGGAAAAAGATGGACAGCTTATCGGGCAGATTATGTACGTCCATTCAGAAATCAAAACCGATAAAGGTGTAATGATCCCCATTGTAACGTTTGGTCCTCTCAGTATCCACCCCAATTTCAGCCGCCGGGGATACGGGAAATATCTATTGGATAATTCTATCAAAAAAGCGGCCGCACTCGGAGCAGGTGCCATTGCCATCACCGGAAATCCGTTATTCTACGGCAAATCCGGATTTGTCGCTGGAAAATCCAGAGGCATCCGCTATGCAAGCGATCCCGAAGCAGAGTATTTCCTAATAAAAGAACTGAAACCGGACTTTTTGCGTGATGTGAAAGGTACATTTATGGATCCTGAAGGGTATTTGGAACCGTTCCGGCACCCGGAAGCCTTTGAACGCTATGACGCCCAGTTTCCTAAGAAAGAAAAACTCGTGCTGCCCGGGCAGCTGGGCAATTGA
- a CDS encoding autotransporter outer membrane beta-barrel domain-containing protein → MMKGHMLQKSKVKWILLGLSLSTMTLMGNASAGTITREGDNVILHNVGIVKGVGQGSNFYTSFNEPDKNLTIKWDGQMKGEGPIRNANIVNAKNLTIISSYSTGDENQDQYSTKGIFADKYHENPPGNIHVNVSEDINITTGHFPIFTDPGSIFITGFQNLNATATGLIKDSGYVVRNVAVTWPNGTTTDSTIQIVGQDDSTINLISQKSNKTEKLTAVVEDGSQKGTLIKGGTININRIHKEPHSIVLTAHSADEGHIDIEGNQAVTIGSAHDDYAVQAHSKNVGASTIDINKTSGGVVTINGKVTADSGTLNINYAGAGSLQNGDAETSTFAQNPGKLNLNFSGENSGMTGNLSALNNSTAAVSLASTNTYLTGDVTTSSNSTATVSLTGSNAALTGDVTASGNSTTSVALAGNNTSLTGNMMTIGTSTLTVEATGSHAVITGDLDNEGGTANVTLSNQSLWTGTAATADSDTAVTNVSLEDNSVWNVTADSTVSTLTISSGGVVNMEGSASTLRIGHLTSSESLSGTLRMDLTYHDNSVSTYENAADSDFIYVDSGTGHSFQIEPTSNSNLNSMQEGDKLYFAQTGIGASAFEVNQQVLLRNTNRLYNKELVVKNESDPSLANYEDWFLTADTSGGAEDGDILNPNGLAPGSAHNAAVAMWRDQDTLLKRLGELRYNRDDEGIWARFINKKLEYGGNRGFETNLKTVQVGYDWKNSGKDSDWYYGGAFEHTWGSSDFGDNGTGDHHLSDVAIYGTNIGKHGHYLDLITKFGKISSDYESSYSDEGEFDNWAFSIGAEYGRKKDLGSGWYIEPQAQLTYSYIWGDDYTTKNGARIKQDDTDSLIGRLGFVISKEYDTDTNRAKRVYAKASVHHEFLGDRSERLYDDVAFRDSDDFGDTWYSVGIGTNIRISDNGAFYFDAERDFGADVKSKYRLEGGLRFEF, encoded by the coding sequence ATGATGAAAGGACACATGCTGCAAAAATCGAAAGTAAAATGGATTTTGCTCGGCTTATCATTATCGACAATGACCTTGATGGGAAATGCTTCGGCAGGAACGATCACACGTGAAGGAGATAATGTGATTTTACACAATGTCGGAATCGTAAAAGGCGTTGGTCAGGGATCAAACTTCTACACCTCATTTAATGAGCCGGATAAGAATTTGACAATTAAGTGGGACGGGCAGATGAAAGGAGAAGGGCCTATCCGCAATGCAAATATTGTCAATGCAAAAAATCTGACAATTATTTCATCCTATAGTACCGGCGATGAGAACCAGGACCAATATTCCACCAAGGGAATCTTTGCTGATAAGTATCATGAAAATCCGCCCGGAAATATTCATGTCAATGTTTCGGAAGATATTAACATTACTACCGGGCATTTTCCGATTTTTACGGATCCGGGCAGTATCTTTATTACGGGATTCCAGAATTTGAATGCCACGGCAACAGGCTTGATTAAAGATTCCGGTTATGTGGTCCGCAATGTGGCTGTCACTTGGCCTAATGGTACGACTACGGACAGCACGATTCAGATTGTGGGACAGGATGACAGCACAATTAATCTCATTTCTCAAAAAAGTAATAAGACAGAAAAACTGACGGCCGTCGTGGAAGATGGGTCACAAAAAGGAACACTGATCAAGGGCGGCACCATCAATATCAATAGAATCCATAAAGAGCCTCATTCAATTGTGCTGACCGCTCACTCCGCCGATGAAGGCCATATTGACATTGAAGGGAATCAGGCGGTAACCATCGGCAGTGCTCATGATGATTATGCTGTGCAGGCCCATTCCAAGAATGTAGGAGCTTCAACTATTGATATAAACAAAACATCCGGCGGTGTCGTGACAATCAATGGGAAAGTGACAGCCGACAGCGGCACGCTCAATATCAACTATGCCGGTGCGGGGTCACTGCAAAACGGCGATGCCGAGACAAGTACCTTTGCTCAAAATCCCGGTAAGTTGAACCTGAACTTCAGCGGTGAAAATTCCGGTATGACGGGAAATCTGAGTGCATTGAATAACAGTACGGCAGCAGTTTCTCTCGCAAGTACCAATACGTACCTTACAGGGGATGTGACAACAAGCAGTAACAGTACGGCAACGGTTTCCCTTACGGGCAGCAATGCGGCTCTTACAGGTGATGTAACGGCAAGCGGTAATAGTACAACGTCGGTTGCTCTTGCCGGTAATAATACGTCTCTCACGGGGAACATGATGACAATCGGGACCAGTACTCTTACTGTAGAAGCTACCGGCAGCCATGCGGTGATCACCGGCGACCTCGACAACGAGGGCGGCACGGCGAATGTGACTTTGAGTAACCAGAGCCTTTGGACCGGTACCGCTGCGACCGCAGATAGTGACACGGCAGTTACGAACGTATCACTCGAAGATAATTCAGTATGGAATGTGACCGCGGATAGTACGGTTTCAACACTGACGATTTCCTCCGGCGGGGTCGTCAATATGGAAGGCTCAGCAAGCACCTTGCGCATCGGGCATCTGACCTCGTCAGAAAGTTTATCCGGCACGCTGAGGATGGATCTGACGTATCACGACAATTCAGTCAGCACGTATGAAAACGCAGCAGACAGTGATTTCATCTATGTGGATAGTGGAACAGGCCATTCCTTCCAGATTGAACCGACATCGAATTCCAATTTGAATTCGATGCAGGAAGGGGATAAGCTGTATTTCGCTCAGACCGGGATAGGAGCTTCCGCATTTGAAGTCAATCAGCAGGTTTTACTGCGGAACACGAACCGGCTTTACAATAAGGAACTTGTTGTAAAAAACGAAAGTGATCCTTCCCTGGCAAACTATGAGGATTGGTTCCTGACTGCGGATACAAGCGGCGGTGCAGAAGACGGCGATATCCTGAATCCGAATGGTTTGGCACCGGGATCCGCCCATAATGCAGCCGTCGCCATGTGGCGCGACCAGGATACGCTCCTGAAACGGCTTGGTGAATTGCGCTACAACCGGGATGATGAAGGCATCTGGGCCCGCTTCATCAATAAAAAGCTGGAGTACGGCGGCAATCGTGGGTTTGAGACCAATCTCAAGACGGTGCAGGTCGGCTATGACTGGAAAAATTCCGGCAAAGACAGCGATTGGTACTATGGTGGTGCTTTTGAGCACACTTGGGGCAGCAGTGACTTCGGGGATAACGGAACCGGAGACCATCACCTTTCCGATGTAGCCATTTACGGAACGAACATTGGGAAGCACGGTCATTACCTTGACCTTATCACCAAATTCGGTAAGATCAGCTCTGATTACGAGTCTTCTTACAGCGATGAGGGTGAATTCGATAACTGGGCCTTCAGTATCGGCGCCGAATACGGCCGCAAGAAGGACCTTGGCAGCGGTTGGTATATCGAACCGCAGGCACAGCTCACATACAGCTACATCTGGGGTGATGACTATACCACAAAGAACGGAGCCAGGATCAAGCAGGATGATACGGACAGCCTCATTGGGCGCCTCGGTTTTGTAATCAGTAAGGAATATGATACGGATACCAATAGGGCAAAACGCGTCTACGCGAAAGCTTCCGTGCACCATGAGTTCCTTGGAGACCGGAGCGAACGTCTCTATGACGACGTTGCTTTCCGTGACAGCGATGATTTTGGCGATACCTGGTATTCCGTAGGTATCGGTACGAACATCCGCATCTCCGATAATGGTGCTTTCTATTTCGACGCGGAAAGAGATTTTGGCGCGGACGTGAAGAGTAAGTATAGACTGGAAGGTGGCTTAAGATTCGAATTCTAA
- a CDS encoding cyclophilin-like fold protein: protein MKSLKSFAGLLIVMVLVLVGCGAAVSKEGAAEKGSSASASDTGKDVKSMKIEVNDGTHKVVFSLNGSNASKSLLEQLPLSITVENYSSEEKIFYPKKLSTSGTPRSDAKAGKLAYYAPWGDVVMFYQDGPSGASGLYELGEAVEGKEQIKQLSGTITVKALSE from the coding sequence ATGAAATCCTTGAAGAGCTTTGCAGGACTTTTGATTGTGATGGTACTAGTTCTTGTGGGATGTGGTGCGGCGGTCTCTAAGGAGGGAGCTGCCGAAAAGGGCAGTTCCGCTTCTGCGAGTGATACCGGAAAGGACGTGAAATCCATGAAGATTGAAGTGAACGATGGTACACACAAGGTAGTCTTTTCTCTGAACGGCAGCAATGCATCCAAATCCCTTCTTGAGCAGCTTCCGCTGTCGATCACAGTAGAAAATTACAGCAGCGAGGAGAAAATTTTCTATCCGAAAAAATTATCGACTTCAGGGACCCCAAGATCGGATGCGAAAGCAGGAAAGCTGGCTTATTATGCTCCCTGGGGAGATGTGGTCATGTTTTACCAGGATGGACCCAGTGGTGCCAGCGGACTGTATGAACTAGGCGAAGCCGTGGAAGGAAAGGAACAGATAAAACAGCTGTCAGGAACTATCACTGTCAAGGCGCTGTCTGAGTGA
- a CDS encoding cupin domain-containing protein gives MKKSKVFSLILGGLMTLGIAGSVFAASAPPTYEEVAAKMKGINGTVFPIGTYNTAYAPYFTGHTYLASITKDGVPISNVTFIDGAHTFWHKHHGTCQILVAESGHGYYQIWGEEPHKLEPGMTVTIPEGVKHWHGGAPNSMFQHLSIMEPKQSSTEWLEPVSDADFQKLAE, from the coding sequence ATGAAAAAGTCTAAAGTATTTTCGCTGATTCTTGGTGGTTTGATGACGCTGGGCATCGCAGGCAGTGTATTTGCTGCCAGTGCACCTCCCACGTATGAAGAAGTAGCTGCTAAAATGAAAGGAATCAATGGCACGGTTTTCCCGATTGGAACCTATAATACGGCGTATGCTCCTTATTTTACGGGTCATACTTATCTTGCTTCCATCACCAAAGACGGCGTGCCCATTTCTAATGTAACCTTTATTGACGGAGCTCATACGTTCTGGCATAAACATCACGGTACCTGTCAGATTCTGGTCGCTGAATCCGGCCATGGGTATTACCAAATCTGGGGCGAGGAACCTCACAAACTGGAACCGGGCATGACAGTGACTATCCCGGAAGGCGTGAAACATTGGCATGGCGGTGCTCCAAACTCTATGTTCCAGCATTTGTCCATCATGGAACCGAAGCAGTCTTCCACGGAATGGCTGGAACCGGTTTCTGATGCGGACTTCCAGAAGTTAGCGGAATAA